GCCGGCCTCGGCGTCGAGCCCCCGACGCACTGAGCCAGCCACGACCAGGGTCATGACCGTGTTGCACCACTGCACACCCAGCAACAACAAAGAGACGGTAGACGATGACACGCCAACATAATCCGATCAGCTACGTCAGCGGCATCAGCGACACTCCCCTCAAGGGCCAGACCATCGGCGACTGCTTCGATGAGACGGTGGCCCGCTTCCCCGACCGCGAGGCCCTGATCAGCCTCCACCAGGGGCTTCGCTACACCTGGGCCGAGCTGCAGGCCGCCGTCGACCAGGCCGCCCGCGCCCTGCTGGCACTCGGCGTCACCAAGGGCGATCGCGTCGGCATCTGGTCACCCAACTGCGCCGAGTGGACCATCACCCAGTTCGCCACGGCGAAGATCGGCGCCGTGCTGGTCAACATCAACCCCAGCTACCGCACCCATGAGCTGGAGTACGCCCTCAAGCAGTCCGGCGCCTCCACGCTGATCCTGCAGGGCAAGTTCAAGAGCTCCGACTACGTGGCGACCCTGGCCGAGCTGGCGCCCGAGCTGCGCGAAGGCGGCCCCGGCACTTTCAAGAGCGCCAAGCTGCCCGAGCTCAAGCGGGTGGTCTGCCTGGACGCCGACCGGGCGCTGACCGGCATGTTCAGCTGGCAGTCGATGCTGGCCCACGCCGATGAGGTCTCCGCCGAGCACCTGGCCGACGTGCAGGGTACCCTGCAGTTCGACGACCCGATCAACATCCAGTACACCTCCGGGACCACCGGCGCGCCCAAGGGCGCCACCCTCTCCCACCACAACATCCTCAACAATGGCTTCTTCGTGGCGCGCACCATGGCGCTCACCGAGGAGGACCGCATGGTGATCCCGGTGCCGCTCTACCACTGCTTCGGCATGGTGATGGGCAACCTGGGCTGCGTGACCCACGGCGCCACCATGATCTACCCGGGCGACGGCTTCGACCCCGAGGCGACCCTGCGCGCGGTCTCCGAGGAGAAGGCCACCACCCTCTACGGCGTGCCCACCATGTTCATCGCCGAGCTGGAACTTCCCAACTTCGAGAGCTTCGACCTCTCCCACCTGCGCACCGGCATCATGGCGGGCTCCATCTGCCCCATCGAGGTGATGCGCAAGGTGATCGACCGCATGAACATGAAGGACGTCACCATCTGCTACGGCATGACCGAGACCAGCCCGGTAAGCTTCCAGACCCAGACCGACGCCCCGCTGGAGAAGCGCGTCACCACCGTGGGCACCATCCACCCCCACCTGGAGGTGAAGCTGGTGAGCCCGGAGACCGGTGCCGTGGTGGGCCGCGGCGAGACCGGCGAGCTCTGCACCCGCGGCTACAGCGTGATGCTGGGCTACTGGAACAACGAGGAGGCCACCGCCAAGGCGATCGACAGCGCCGGCTGGATGCATACCGGCGACCTCGCCACCATGGATGACGAGGGCTACGTGGCGATCGTGGGGCGCATCAAGGACATGATCATCCGCGGCGGCGAGAACATCTACCCACGCGAGATCGAGGACTTCCTCTACACCCACCCCGCCATCTCCGACGTCCAGGTGATCGGCGTGCCGGACGAGAAGTACGGCGAGGAGGTGATGGCCTGGGTGAAGCTGGCCGACGGCCAGCAGCTCGACGCCGACGGGCTCAAGGCATTCTGCAAGGGCAAGATCGCCCACTACAAGGTGCCGCGCTACGTGAAGTTCGTCGACGAGTTCCCGATGACCGTCACCGGCAAGATCCAGAAGTTCAAGATGCGCGAGGAAGCGACCCACGAACTCGGGCTGGCCTGACGAGCCATCTCGCAACCGTGTACAAGGGGCGGGCCGGCGGCCTGCCCTTTTTCGTGATCGCTACCAGCTCTGTCGGGGCACAGCAACCCACCGAAGGCGGCATTGGCGATGGCTTGCCCCGGATGGTATTACCTCTCTGACCACCACGCAAAGCGAGACCGCCATGCAGGACCTGCTTCTCCCCCTGGCCATGACCGGTGCCTTCGGCGCCTTCATCGGCACCCTCTATCGCCTCTCGCGCCGCCCCGGCTACCAGCGTCCGCTGCTCTTTCCGCTGGTGGGCCTGGCGGCCGGCATCATCGGCTTTGTGATCTACCGGCTGCTGGTGGCCACCACCGGGGCGCCGCTCTGGCTGCTGCCGCTGCTGGTGGTGGTGCAGGTGTGGCTGTGGCTCGGCCCCTTCGGCCCCGGCGCCCGGGCCGAGGGCCAGGACGACCCCGGCCGCTGAGGCTCAGCCCCCGGCCAGGCGAAACTCGCCGATCCGCGCCACGGTGCGCTGCCAGCCCTCGCGTTCACGGCAGGCGGCGAGAAATGCCTCGAGACGCGGATAGCCCGCAAGCCCGCCGCGACCGGCCAGCGCCAGCACCGGGAAGCTCATCTGGATATCCGCGGCGCTGAACGTCGCGCCGGCAAACCAGGGGCCCTCGGCCAGTTCGCCCTCCCAGAAGTCCCCCAGCCGCCGAATCTCCGGCCCCAGGTACTGCTGCTCCACCCCGCGGGCGAACAGACGCCCCAGCGGACGCGCCAGGGCGGGTACCGGCGGCTGGCCGAGCCGCGAGAACACCAGGCGCATCACCAGCGGGCCCATCCCCGACCCTTCGGCATGGTGCAGCCAGAAACGATAGCGTTCCCAGGCATCGCTTCCCGCAGTCGGGGCCAGCCGCCGGTCGCCATCATGGTGCTCGATCAGGTAGTCGATGATGGCGCCGGACTCGGCCATGACCCGCCCCTCTCGAGACAGGTCACGGATCACCGGCGCCTTGCCCAGCGGGTGGACG
The Halomonas alkalicola DNA segment above includes these coding regions:
- a CDS encoding AMP-binding protein; amino-acid sequence: MTRQHNPISYVSGISDTPLKGQTIGDCFDETVARFPDREALISLHQGLRYTWAELQAAVDQAARALLALGVTKGDRVGIWSPNCAEWTITQFATAKIGAVLVNINPSYRTHELEYALKQSGASTLILQGKFKSSDYVATLAELAPELREGGPGTFKSAKLPELKRVVCLDADRALTGMFSWQSMLAHADEVSAEHLADVQGTLQFDDPINIQYTSGTTGAPKGATLSHHNILNNGFFVARTMALTEEDRMVIPVPLYHCFGMVMGNLGCVTHGATMIYPGDGFDPEATLRAVSEEKATTLYGVPTMFIAELELPNFESFDLSHLRTGIMAGSICPIEVMRKVIDRMNMKDVTICYGMTETSPVSFQTQTDAPLEKRVTTVGTIHPHLEVKLVSPETGAVVGRGETGELCTRGYSVMLGYWNNEEATAKAIDSAGWMHTGDLATMDDEGYVAIVGRIKDMIIRGGENIYPREIEDFLYTHPAISDVQVIGVPDEKYGEEVMAWVKLADGQQLDADGLKAFCKGKIAHYKVPRYVKFVDEFPMTVTGKIQKFKMREEATHELGLA
- a CDS encoding glutathione S-transferase — protein: MIEVHHLENSRSQRVVWLLEELGVAYELVTHRRDPSTLLAPDSLRAVHPLGKAPVIRDLSREGRVMAESGAIIDYLIEHHDGDRRLAPTAGSDAWERYRFWLHHAEGSGMGPLVMRLVFSRLGQPPVPALARPLGRLFARGVEQQYLGPEIRRLGDFWEGELAEGPWFAGATFSAADIQMSFPVLALAGRGGLAGYPRLEAFLAACREREGWQRTVARIGEFRLAGG